From Brachionichthys hirsutus isolate HB-005 chromosome 7, CSIRO-AGI_Bhir_v1, whole genome shotgun sequence, the proteins below share one genomic window:
- the LOC137895801 gene encoding clathrin heavy chain linker domain-containing protein 1-like → MSVWAGCKNNRLCGRGVKTTVCVGGVYLSICRYRRLGIVSEHLSSLEGHKRTLEELLGSTLQNVRRAAVTDEDARRIDVELSEDNEPTGVDRPKLLSDYLDRFSELFGSAQYDEAALLAARAPGGVLRNLDTMEMFKGVEGPPGSAPPLLLFLRALLASVPPEDKLPAVVSQQAVLHALRHGATRLVAHAVANDKLTPSEDLGDLLTQHAHQNRGVADTCLALSTVVYEACGLDRKIALSMCRRGLIHGAAESMKHAEGLAAEDCMWVLARSSSLSLFQLLTEPLGGQSAILSVGVACSTLLANPQHRDFGLEILDSFVSRGRGVLEEVILEDSSSSVDVWTRLASLCSELNRSDLSQAITSVLLDQSGTRVLSPDLEEGARIVEHIFL, encoded by the exons ATGTCTGTGTGGGCGGGGTGTAAAAACAACCGTCTGTGTGGGCGGGGTGTAAAAACGACCgtctgtgtgggcggggtttaTCTGTCTATCTGCAGGTACCGTCGTCTGGGGATCGTCTCTGAACATTTGTCCAGCCTGGAGGGACACAAACGGACTCTGGAGGAACTTCTGGGTTCCACGCTGCAGAACGTCAGacgagctgcag TGACGGACGAAGACGCCCGCAGGATTGACGTCGAGCTGTCGGAGGACAACGAGCCCACCGGAGTGGACCGGCCCAAACTCCTCAGCGACTACCTGGACAG GTTCTCCGAGCTCTTTGGGTCGGCCCAGTACGACGAGGCTGCTCTGCTCGCTGCCCGAGCTCCCGGGGGGGTCCTGAGGAACCTGGACACCATGGAGATGtttaaag GTGTGGAGGGCCCCCCCGGCAGCGCCCcccctctgctgctcttccttcGGGCCCTGCTGGCGTCCGTCCCGCCTGAGGACAAGCTGCCGGCCGTCGTCTCCCAGCAGGCCGTCCTCCACGCCCTGCGGCACGGCGCCACGCGGCTCGTCGCCCACGCCGTCGCCAACGACAA GCTGACCCCCTCGGAGGACCTGGGCGACCTCCTGACCCAGCACGCGCACCAGAACCGGGGCGTGGCCGACACCTGTCTGGCTCTGTCCACCGTCGTCTACGAGGCCTGCGGGTTGGACAGGAAAATCGCTCTGAGCATGTGCAGGAGGGGCCTGATCCACGGGGCCGCCGAGTCCATGAAGCACGCCGAGGGCCTCGCCGccg aggACTGTATGTGGGTTCTGGCTCGCTCGTCCAGCCTCTCCCTCTTCCAGCTGTTGACGGAGCCCCTGGGGGGCCAGTCGGCCATCTTgtcagtgggcgtggcctgttCCACTCTGCTGGCAAACCCTCAGCACCGGGACTTTGGTCTGGAGATTCTGGACAGCTTTGTGAGCAGAGGACGAG GGGTTTTGGAGGAGGTGATCCTGGAGGACAGCAGCTCCTCGGTGGACGTTTGGACCCGGCTGGCGTCTCTGTGCTCTGAGCTGAACAGGTCCGACCTGAGCCAGGCCATCACGTCTGTCCTGCTGGACCAGAGCGGGACCAGAGTCCTGTCCCCGGACCTGGAGGAGGGAGCCCGGATCGTGGAACACATCTTCCTGTGA